A window from Herbaspirillum sp. meg3 encodes these proteins:
- a CDS encoding DUF1439 domain-containing protein → MIMKTTRSPAKSMRHALAATLLACGTLAATGASWAAYNIWTNEYTFARADLQNTIATQFPRKLRYMEMFDVNLTNPRLSLNEKTNRLITTVDAQIDNKLLMNKPVTGTLSMSSALKYDPAARAVKLDAPAVEKVDIAGVPAQYAPQLNAIGNAAAEQVLKDYPVYTFKPEQLEMNGKRFEPGTITVLSDGVKVEIKPQ, encoded by the coding sequence ATGATCATGAAGACAACACGCTCGCCGGCAAAAAGCATGCGTCATGCTCTTGCCGCAACACTTCTGGCCTGCGGCACACTGGCGGCAACCGGTGCCAGCTGGGCGGCCTACAACATCTGGACCAACGAATACACCTTCGCACGCGCCGACCTGCAAAACACCATTGCCACCCAATTTCCGCGCAAGCTGCGCTATATGGAAATGTTCGACGTCAATCTGACCAATCCGCGCCTGAGTCTGAACGAAAAGACCAATCGGCTGATTACCACCGTCGATGCGCAGATCGACAACAAACTGCTGATGAACAAACCCGTCACCGGCACACTGTCGATGAGCAGCGCGCTCAAGTACGACCCCGCAGCGCGCGCCGTCAAACTCGACGCGCCCGCAGTGGAAAAAGTCGATATCGCCGGCGTCCCGGCACAATATGCGCCGCAATTGAACGCCATCGGCAATGCCGCTGCGGAACAGGTATTAAAGGATTATCCGGTCTACACCTTCAAGCCGGAACAACTGGAAATGAACGGAAAGCGCTTCGAGCCCGGAACCATCACTGTCCTCAGCGACGGCGTGAAGGTGGAAATCAAACCCCAGTAA
- a CDS encoding ABC-F family ATPase has product MLSTANITMQFGPKPLFENISVKFGDGNRYGLIGANGCGKSTFMKILGGDLEPSAGNVSLDTNERLGKLRQDQFAYEEMRVLDVVMMGHTEMWAAMAERDAIYANPEATDDDYMKAADLEAKFAEYDGYTAEARAGELLLGVGVAIEQHQGPMSNVAPGWKLRVLLAQALFSNPDILLLDEPTNNLDINTIRWLEDMLNERNSTMIIISHDRHFLNQVCTHMADMDYGTLKVYPGNYDEYMLASSQARAQQLSVNAKAKEKVAELQDFVRRFSANKSKARQATSRAKQIDKIKVEDIKPSSRANPFVRFDGEKKLHRLAVETQSISKTYDRPIFKNFSIMVEAGERIAIIGANGVGKTTLLRSIGGDIAGLQPDSGLVKWAENANVGYMPQDPTEEFAKGETLTDWMGQWTQEGDDDQAVRSILGRLLFSGDDVKKSVKVLSGGEKGRMMYGKLMLGRHNVLLMDEPTNHMDMESIESLNIALEKYAGTLIFVSHDREFVSSLATRVLEVKENEIIDFQGSYEDYLASQGIQ; this is encoded by the coding sequence GTGTTATCCACAGCAAACATCACGATGCAGTTCGGCCCGAAGCCGCTGTTTGAAAACATTTCCGTCAAGTTCGGCGACGGCAATCGCTATGGCCTGATCGGCGCCAACGGTTGCGGCAAGTCGACGTTCATGAAAATCCTCGGCGGCGATCTCGAACCATCGGCAGGCAATGTCAGCCTGGATACCAATGAACGTCTGGGTAAGCTGCGCCAGGATCAGTTTGCCTACGAAGAAATGCGCGTGCTGGATGTCGTGATGATGGGCCATACCGAGATGTGGGCCGCGATGGCTGAGCGCGATGCGATTTACGCCAATCCGGAAGCCACTGACGACGACTACATGAAGGCCGCCGATCTGGAAGCCAAGTTTGCCGAATACGATGGCTACACGGCCGAAGCACGTGCCGGTGAACTGCTGCTGGGCGTGGGCGTTGCAATCGAACAGCATCAGGGCCCGATGAGCAATGTCGCCCCGGGCTGGAAGCTGCGCGTTTTGCTGGCGCAGGCATTGTTCTCGAATCCGGACATCCTGCTGCTCGACGAACCGACCAATAACCTCGACATCAACACCATTCGCTGGCTGGAAGACATGCTCAATGAGCGTAACTCCACCATGATCATCATTTCCCATGATCGCCACTTCCTGAACCAGGTCTGTACGCACATGGCCGACATGGACTACGGCACGCTGAAGGTTTATCCGGGCAACTACGACGAATACATGCTGGCGTCTTCGCAAGCGCGTGCGCAGCAACTGTCGGTCAATGCCAAGGCCAAGGAAAAAGTCGCCGAACTGCAAGATTTTGTGCGCCGCTTCTCGGCCAACAAATCCAAGGCGCGCCAGGCGACATCGCGCGCCAAGCAGATCGACAAGATCAAGGTCGAAGATATCAAGCCATCGAGCCGCGCCAATCCTTTCGTCCGTTTCGACGGCGAGAAGAAGCTGCATCGTCTGGCGGTGGAAACACAAAGCATCAGCAAGACCTACGACCGTCCGATATTCAAGAACTTCAGCATCATGGTTGAAGCCGGAGAGCGCATCGCCATCATCGGTGCCAATGGTGTCGGTAAGACCACGCTGTTGCGCAGTATCGGCGGTGACATCGCCGGCCTGCAGCCCGACAGCGGTTTGGTCAAGTGGGCGGAAAACGCCAATGTCGGTTACATGCCGCAAGATCCGACCGAAGAGTTCGCCAAAGGTGAGACCTTGACCGACTGGATGGGCCAATGGACGCAAGAAGGCGACGACGATCAGGCAGTGCGCTCGATTCTCGGCCGTCTGCTGTTCTCCGGTGACGACGTCAAAAAATCCGTCAAAGTGCTGTCCGGTGGTGAAAAGGGCCGCATGATGTATGGCAAGCTGATGCTGGGCCGTCACAACGTCCTGCTGATGGATGAGCCGACCAACCACATGGATATGGAGTCGATCGAATCGCTCAATATCGCACTTGAAAAATATGCCGGCACACTGATCTTCGTGTCGCACGACCGTGAATTCGTTTCGTCGCTGGCGACGCGCGTTCTGGAAGTGAAGGAAAACGAGATCATCGACTTCCAGGGCAGCTACGAAGACTATCTGGCCAGCCAGGGCATTCAGTAA
- the nadA gene encoding quinolinate synthase NadA, whose amino-acid sequence MQATAMKVVEFERPQMETGSSCTANAWAKVPATPTADERQALKARIRQLLKEKNAVLVAHYYVDGDLQDLAEETGGCVSDSLEMARFGRSHEAQTLVVAGVRFMGETAKILSPEKRILMPDLDATCSLDLGCPTDEFTAFCDAHPDRTVVVYANTSAAVKARADWMVTSSIGLDIVKHLHEQGKKILWAPDKHLGGYIQKQTGADMLLWQGSCLVHDEFKGVELELLRKEYPKALILVHPESPEAVVAQADVIGSTSQLIAAVQSSDAKEFIVATDNGILHKMRMAAPGKIFIDAPTAGNSATCKSCAHCPWMAMNGLQNLLHVLETGSNEIHVDPVIGKKAVVCIDRMLDFAAQKKANVRPTGALENEQKLFAGIGPA is encoded by the coding sequence ATGCAAGCAACAGCAATGAAGGTCGTCGAATTTGAACGGCCGCAGATGGAGACAGGCAGCAGCTGTACCGCCAACGCGTGGGCCAAGGTTCCGGCCACGCCGACGGCAGATGAACGCCAGGCATTGAAGGCGCGCATCAGGCAATTGCTGAAGGAAAAGAACGCGGTGCTGGTCGCCCATTACTACGTCGATGGCGACCTGCAAGACCTTGCCGAAGAAACCGGCGGCTGCGTCTCCGATTCGCTGGAAATGGCGCGCTTCGGACGCAGTCACGAGGCGCAGACGCTGGTGGTTGCCGGCGTGCGCTTCATGGGCGAAACCGCCAAGATCCTGAGTCCTGAAAAACGCATCCTCATGCCCGATCTCGATGCGACATGTTCGCTCGATCTGGGTTGTCCGACCGACGAGTTCACCGCCTTCTGCGATGCGCATCCCGATCGCACGGTGGTGGTCTATGCCAACACCAGCGCCGCCGTCAAAGCACGCGCCGACTGGATGGTGACATCGTCAATCGGTCTCGACATCGTCAAGCACCTGCATGAGCAGGGCAAGAAAATCCTCTGGGCCCCCGACAAGCATCTGGGTGGCTATATCCAAAAGCAAACCGGCGCCGACATGCTGCTGTGGCAGGGTTCGTGCCTGGTGCATGACGAGTTCAAAGGCGTCGAGCTGGAGCTGTTGCGCAAGGAGTATCCCAAGGCGCTCATTTTGGTTCATCCAGAGTCGCCTGAAGCCGTTGTTGCACAGGCCGACGTCATCGGTTCAACCTCGCAACTGATTGCTGCCGTGCAATCGTCAGACGCGAAGGAATTCATCGTCGCCACCGACAACGGCATCCTGCACAAGATGCGCATGGCTGCGCCCGGCAAGATCTTCATCGATGCGCCGACCGCCGGCAACAGCGCCACCTGCAAGAGCTGCGCGCATTGCCCGTGGATGGCCATGAACGGTTTGCAGAACCTGCTGCACGTACTGGAAACCGGCAGCAACGAAATCCACGTCGATCCTGTCATCGGCAAGAAGGCCGTGGTGTGCATCGACCGCATGCTGGATTTCGCGGCGCAGAAGAAAGCCAATGTGCGCCCGACCGGCGCATTGGAAAACGAACAAAAACTGTTTGCAGGAATCGGCCCAGCATGA
- the nadC gene encoding carboxylating nicotinate-nucleotide diphosphorylase, with amino-acid sequence MSLTVSSTSNLRNPFAPFDPALSAAFDANVNLAIAEDVGNGDHTGKLVPENEHVKARVIVREQAVLCGAPWFEAVMARLDPRLRVEWKFGEGDLMQANDEVCRIEGPARALLTAERGALNFLQLLSGVSTATRRYVDLIRDTRARILDTRKTLPGLRLAQKYAVRVGGGMNQRLALYDGILIKENHIAAAGGITAAVTAAIKLNAGVTIQVEVESLDELGEALAAGATSILLDNFSLDMMREAVMITARRAVLEASGGINMETVRAIAETGVDRISVGSLTKDIQAIDYSLRIVD; translated from the coding sequence ATGAGTCTCACCGTCAGCAGCACCAGCAACTTGCGCAATCCGTTTGCGCCTTTCGATCCTGCCTTGTCGGCGGCATTTGACGCCAACGTCAATCTGGCCATCGCCGAAGACGTCGGTAACGGCGACCACACCGGCAAACTGGTGCCGGAAAACGAACATGTCAAAGCACGTGTCATCGTGCGTGAACAAGCTGTGCTATGCGGTGCGCCCTGGTTCGAGGCAGTCATGGCGCGTCTCGATCCACGCTTGCGCGTTGAGTGGAAGTTCGGCGAAGGTGATCTCATGCAGGCCAACGACGAAGTCTGCCGTATCGAAGGCCCGGCACGTGCCTTGTTGACGGCTGAACGCGGCGCCTTGAATTTTCTGCAACTGTTGTCCGGCGTATCGACGGCGACGCGCCGCTATGTTGATCTGATTCGCGACACCCGTGCGCGCATTCTCGATACCCGCAAGACCTTGCCGGGTTTGCGCCTGGCGCAGAAGTATGCGGTGCGCGTCGGCGGCGGCATGAATCAGCGTCTGGCGCTCTACGACGGCATCCTCATCAAGGAAAATCATATCGCCGCAGCCGGTGGGATCACTGCGGCGGTGACGGCGGCCATCAAGCTCAATGCCGGCGTTACCATCCAGGTTGAGGTCGAAAGCCTCGATGAGCTGGGAGAAGCACTGGCTGCAGGCGCAACGTCCATCCTGCTCGACAATTTTTCGCTGGATATGATGCGTGAAGCCGTCATGATTACCGCACGCCGCGCCGTGCTGGAGGCCTCTGGCGGTATCAACATGGAAACCGTGCGCGCCATCGCCGAGACTGGCGTGGATCGTATTTCGGTGGGAAGTCTCACCAAGGATATTCAGGCGATCGATTACTCGTTGCGTATTGTCGATTGA
- a CDS encoding MASE1 domain-containing protein, with translation MKSNNLVAPLLWAALYFVFGYVSHALNGSFVATGYIWLPAGITVSALLLTPTARWFPLLVLLFAAQILLGWLEHRELWRMALFCLDEIGVAAIAVWLVRRAPFPMEGLYFVRGLLMVGVGASVVSGIFGAAWFVMTQDTPFWPTLRVWALSDLVGILIMTPVLASWSQFRATRSGGIARTEFLLGLAAFIAVIATGYIAFDSDLDRIIFDIDFSSTYLPLFFIALVALLWGGRGGALSVAVLSLMAFVYNSLGRGPFVELVQLNSSNALLELQVYLAVASLLSLLISALKTTREQLHEDVARWKSEVELALTVSRQLVYSINPEKKTIAWSGDVQSLLGLPPDKFTTLDDALKLVHPLDQHRMRQRWLEDNRNEGDEGNEGDDVREDLPFRLLLSNGRVIGATDMSRSLHDPDGSLVMVAGTWHFDAADLAQGRSEK, from the coding sequence GTGAAATCAAACAATCTTGTCGCACCCTTGCTGTGGGCCGCACTGTACTTTGTGTTCGGTTATGTGTCGCATGCATTGAACGGCTCCTTCGTGGCGACAGGGTATATCTGGCTGCCGGCAGGGATCACCGTGAGCGCCTTGTTGCTGACGCCGACGGCGCGCTGGTTTCCATTGCTGGTGCTGCTGTTTGCCGCGCAGATTTTGCTGGGCTGGCTGGAACATCGCGAACTCTGGCGCATGGCCTTGTTTTGCCTTGATGAGATCGGTGTTGCCGCGATAGCGGTATGGCTGGTTCGGCGTGCGCCTTTTCCGATGGAAGGGCTGTATTTTGTGCGCGGTTTGCTGATGGTCGGCGTCGGCGCCAGCGTGGTCAGCGGGATCTTTGGCGCAGCCTGGTTCGTGATGACGCAAGACACACCATTCTGGCCGACCTTGCGCGTCTGGGCGCTGTCTGATCTGGTCGGCATCCTGATCATGACGCCGGTACTGGCGAGCTGGTCGCAGTTCCGCGCAACGCGTTCGGGGGGGATTGCACGTACTGAATTTTTGCTGGGTCTGGCAGCTTTCATTGCCGTGATTGCGACTGGCTACATTGCCTTCGACAGCGATCTTGATCGCATCATTTTCGATATCGATTTTTCATCGACCTATTTGCCGTTGTTTTTCATCGCGCTGGTTGCGCTGCTGTGGGGTGGTCGCGGTGGTGCGCTATCGGTGGCGGTGCTGTCGCTGATGGCGTTTGTCTACAACTCGCTGGGGCGCGGACCGTTCGTCGAACTGGTTCAGTTGAATTCCAGCAATGCCTTGCTCGAATTGCAGGTCTATCTGGCAGTAGCCTCGTTGCTGTCATTGCTGATCAGCGCCTTGAAGACGACGCGCGAACAACTGCATGAGGATGTGGCGCGTTGGAAGAGCGAGGTCGAGCTGGCGCTGACAGTGAGTCGCCAGCTGGTGTACAGCATCAATCCTGAAAAGAAAACCATCGCCTGGAGCGGCGATGTGCAAAGCCTGTTGGGCCTGCCGCCGGACAAGTTCACAACATTGGATGACGCGCTCAAGCTGGTGCATCCTTTGGATCAGCACCGCATGCGCCAGCGCTGGCTGGAAGACAATCGCAATGAGGGCGACGAGGGCAATGAGGGCGATGATGTGCGCGAAGACCTGCCGTTTCGTCTCTTGCTGAGCAATGGCCGTGTTATTGGCGCAACCGATATGAGCCGCAGTCTGCACGACCCGGATGGCAGTCTCGTCATGGTCGCGGGTACCTGGCATTTCGACGCAGCCGATCTGGCACAAGGACGGAGCGAAAAATGA
- a CDS encoding carboxylesterase, translating into MTAKVGVILIHGLGGTQYDLGSMHKILQKAGADTHAVTLPGHGTRPEDLIPIRAEQWIDLVVAQYRELQPQYEQLHVMGMCMGALLAINVCERVGHTAKQGKLVTLAPPIYIDGWSTPWYAGLRSLFYLIPGVASRMKVEEGEPFGIKNTLVRAVVKAKFERGDNFHYRWVPMACIRQVDRLRSWASAGAKNINAPTLIVHAREDELTSLRSAEYLQATIPDARTVVLENSYHMICVDNDRDQVANSVLEFFGFPPMPERARKRMRGAVAEEKNDNA; encoded by the coding sequence ATGACTGCCAAGGTTGGCGTCATACTGATTCACGGGTTGGGCGGCACGCAATACGATCTGGGATCGATGCACAAGATCCTGCAAAAAGCCGGTGCCGATACCCATGCCGTTACCTTGCCCGGGCACGGAACACGGCCGGAGGATCTCATTCCGATTCGCGCTGAACAATGGATAGACCTGGTGGTGGCGCAGTATCGTGAATTGCAGCCTCAATATGAACAATTGCATGTCATGGGCATGTGCATGGGGGCTTTGCTTGCGATCAACGTGTGTGAGCGCGTCGGCCATACTGCAAAACAGGGAAAACTGGTCACGCTGGCGCCGCCGATTTACATCGACGGTTGGTCAACGCCCTGGTACGCCGGTTTGCGGTCGCTGTTCTATCTGATCCCAGGCGTTGCGTCGCGTATGAAGGTGGAGGAGGGTGAACCATTCGGCATCAAGAACACGCTGGTGCGTGCAGTGGTGAAAGCCAAGTTTGAGCGTGGCGACAATTTTCATTATCGCTGGGTGCCGATGGCTTGCATTCGCCAGGTCGATCGTCTGCGCAGTTGGGCCAGTGCGGGGGCAAAGAACATCAACGCGCCGACGCTGATCGTGCATGCTCGCGAAGACGAGCTGACCAGCTTGCGGTCGGCAGAATATCTGCAGGCAACCATCCCGGATGCACGCACCGTTGTGCTGGAGAACAGCTATCACATGATTTGCGTCGACAATGATCGCGATCAGGTCGCCAACAGCGTGCTGGAATTCTTCGGCTTTCCGCCTATGCCGGAACGTGCGCGCAAGCGCATGCGTGGCGCAGTTGCGGAAGAAAAGAACGACAACGCGTAA
- a CDS encoding patatin-like phospholipase family protein, producing the protein MTRTPFFNLPRLVAGIALATLLTQSALSAENVDTPTKEPAAKPRPRIGLVLSGGGARGYAHLGVLQYLEKLHIPVDYIAATSMGALVGGLYASGISAEELEHRLSKTNLSDIAFDRNERAKLPQSQREDDFQYPISIAVGYDDGKLKLAPGLVQGNNLLTLLQNWTAQLPGNISFDRLPIPFRAVATDLGKGTAVILDHGSLPRAMRASMAVPGLFAPYQIDGRTLVDGGLVSNLPVQEARDMGADIIIAVNIATPLQDPANLQSPTAVAQQMVGILIQQNVKTQKSLLGKSDILIEPELAGMSFTDFARGRDGVNAGWDAAQAQSKRLTELSLPPEEWKTYLAARHTDMALAKGTRVDAIEIKTTGRIPAAYVRSRLSVKEGDVYDADLINQQLSQLSTNGDFNALTQEIVNKDGRNVLLIDAEEKSWGPQYLLFGLGISNTFDGRGSVNLQIGHRYPWMNQSGLEWRNDVILGNKRASLHSELRQPLFGSSGLYVSPYIDISRRYVDIYPDGSDAKASPITQYRFDNDTAGIDLGMPLAQLGDLRLGVSYQHTKYTPTYNVSLESVGPLFNAIQSSQPVARARLTIDQLDDPLFPRKGYYIYSEVNRGFGQVDNRYSDAQLKTLWAFSRERNTFNVAVEAASNLSSNNAGPGFFLGGFQRLSAYAPDQFYGNYLLYSRLTYLRDLTDYSLLGLRNPVLGSSLEAGNVWQTRDAFGDGPYKKSLNLFLGGNSPVGPVYFGAALGQQGVWNLYLQLGRVF; encoded by the coding sequence GTGACACGCACTCCCTTCTTCAATCTGCCCCGTCTTGTCGCGGGAATTGCACTGGCGACTCTGCTCACGCAGTCCGCACTGTCCGCCGAGAATGTTGATACGCCAACCAAGGAACCCGCCGCAAAGCCGAGACCGCGCATCGGCCTGGTGCTATCCGGTGGAGGTGCACGCGGCTATGCCCATCTGGGTGTCCTGCAATATCTGGAAAAGCTGCACATCCCTGTCGATTACATTGCTGCCACCAGCATGGGCGCGCTGGTGGGCGGCCTTTACGCCAGCGGTATTTCGGCGGAAGAGCTGGAGCACCGGCTGTCCAAAACCAATCTGAGCGACATTGCCTTTGATCGCAATGAACGCGCCAAGCTCCCCCAGTCGCAACGCGAGGATGATTTTCAATATCCGATTTCGATTGCGGTCGGTTATGACGACGGCAAACTGAAGCTTGCACCGGGACTCGTACAAGGCAACAACCTGCTGACGCTGCTGCAAAACTGGACGGCACAGTTACCGGGCAATATTTCCTTTGACCGGCTGCCCATCCCCTTCCGTGCCGTCGCCACCGATCTCGGCAAGGGTACGGCCGTCATTCTCGATCATGGCTCGCTGCCGCGCGCGATGCGCGCCAGCATGGCCGTTCCGGGGCTCTTTGCACCTTATCAGATCGACGGCCGTACGCTGGTCGACGGCGGTCTGGTGAGTAATCTGCCGGTACAGGAAGCGCGTGACATGGGTGCCGATATCATCATCGCCGTCAACATCGCCACGCCGCTGCAGGACCCTGCCAATCTGCAATCGCCGACCGCTGTGGCGCAACAGATGGTTGGCATCCTGATCCAGCAAAACGTCAAAACGCAGAAATCCTTGCTTGGTAAAAGCGACATCCTCATCGAACCTGAACTGGCCGGCATGTCTTTCACCGATTTTGCGCGCGGCAGAGATGGCGTGAATGCCGGGTGGGATGCCGCTCAGGCGCAAAGCAAGCGGCTCACTGAACTCTCTCTGCCGCCGGAAGAATGGAAAACCTATCTGGCAGCGCGCCACACCGACATGGCATTAGCGAAAGGTACACGCGTCGATGCCATCGAAATCAAGACCACCGGCCGCATTCCCGCCGCCTATGTTCGCAGCCGCCTGAGCGTCAAGGAAGGCGACGTCTACGATGCCGACCTGATCAACCAGCAGTTGTCGCAACTGTCGACCAACGGCGACTTCAATGCCTTGACACAGGAAATAGTGAACAAGGACGGCCGTAACGTCCTGCTGATCGATGCCGAAGAAAAATCCTGGGGACCGCAATACCTGCTGTTCGGTCTCGGCATTTCCAATACCTTCGATGGCCGCGGCAGCGTCAACCTGCAGATCGGCCATCGCTATCCATGGATGAATCAGAGCGGTCTGGAATGGCGCAACGATGTCATTCTCGGCAATAAACGAGCAAGCCTGCACAGCGAATTGCGGCAACCACTGTTCGGCTCGTCAGGCTTGTATGTCTCGCCCTATATCGATATCAGCCGTCGCTATGTGGATATCTATCCGGACGGCAGTGATGCCAAGGCGTCACCAATAACGCAATATCGTTTCGATAACGATACTGCCGGTATCGATCTTGGCATGCCGCTGGCGCAGTTGGGCGACTTGCGATTGGGTGTCAGTTATCAGCATACAAAGTACACGCCGACCTACAACGTCTCTTTGGAAAGCGTTGGACCGCTATTCAACGCCATCCAATCAAGCCAGCCGGTTGCGCGTGCCCGCCTGACGATCGATCAGCTCGACGATCCGCTATTCCCGCGCAAGGGCTATTACATTTATTCAGAGGTCAATCGCGGCTTCGGCCAGGTGGACAATCGTTACAGCGATGCGCAGCTCAAGACGCTATGGGCCTTCAGCCGGGAACGCAACACCTTCAATGTCGCGGTGGAAGCAGCCAGCAACCTGTCCAGCAACAACGCAGGACCGGGATTTTTCCTCGGCGGATTTCAACGTTTGTCGGCTTACGCGCCGGATCAGTTTTATGGCAACTACTTACTGTACAGCCGCCTGACCTACTTGCGCGACTTGACCGACTACAGCTTGCTCGGTCTGCGTAATCCGGTTCTCGGCAGCAGCCTGGAGGCCGGCAATGTCTGGCAAACGCGCGATGCTTTCGGGGATGGGCCTTACAAAAAGAGTCTGAACCTTTTCCTTGGCGGGAACAGCCCTGTCGGACCCGTCTATTTCGGCGCGGCCTTAGGACAGCAGGGAGTCTGGAATTTGTATTTGCAGCTGGGACGGGTGTTCTGA
- a CDS encoding putative quinol monooxygenase translates to MSITRINTFRALDDRVDDLKKFLLALLPTIRASVGCQSCQFLQDQTIPSRMVIIEVWDSIEAHHDSLQHVSEASIEEAKTMLAAAPVGGYYQ, encoded by the coding sequence ATGAGCATTACGCGTATCAATACATTCCGGGCGCTCGACGATCGTGTCGATGATTTGAAAAAATTCCTGCTTGCACTGCTTCCCACCATACGTGCATCGGTCGGTTGCCAGTCCTGCCAGTTCCTGCAAGATCAGACTATCCCGTCGCGCATGGTTATCATCGAAGTCTGGGACAGCATCGAAGCGCACCACGACTCGCTGCAGCATGTCTCCGAGGCCAGCATCGAAGAGGCCAAAACCATGCTGGCGGCAGCGCCTGTTGGCGGCTACTACCAATAA
- the nadB gene encoding L-aspartate oxidase, with protein sequence MKFDVAIIGSGLAGLSVALHLAEKKNVVVISKGELLDGASNWAQGGIAAVLDSGDSHEQHIDDTLIAGAGLCDEGSTRFIVEHGREAIEWLIEQGVPFTRDDSAELGYHLTREGGHSQRRIIHAADATGHAVQVTLEQRVRAHPNITLLEHHCAIDVITTKKLDPSAKGTPRCVGVYVQDVRKGKVVTIATDHTVLATGGAGKVYLYTSNPDSATGDGIAMASRAGCRVANMEFIQFHPTCLYHPYAKSFLISEALRGEGALLKLPAAAGAAAGTRFMPEHDDRAELAPRDIVARSIDFEMKKRGLDHVDLDISHQPPEFIKEHFPTIQARCLEFGIDITKQPIPVVPAAHYTCGGVVTDMSGRTDLPGLYAVGETAYTGLHGANRLASNSLLECLVLGRAAAQYIEQQAAAPVLALPVWDESRVTNADEEVVISHNWDELRRFMWNYVSIVRTNKRLERAQHRIRLLREEIDEYYANFRITRDLLELRNLVEVASLIVNSALARKESRGLHYSLDYPDTLAKALPTVLSPQK encoded by the coding sequence ATGAAATTCGATGTCGCCATCATCGGCAGCGGACTTGCCGGTTTGTCGGTTGCTCTGCATCTTGCCGAAAAGAAAAACGTAGTCGTGATCTCCAAGGGCGAACTGCTCGACGGGGCCAGCAACTGGGCGCAAGGCGGCATCGCTGCCGTGCTTGATTCGGGCGACAGCCATGAGCAGCACATCGACGACACGCTGATCGCCGGCGCCGGCTTGTGCGACGAAGGCTCGACCCGCTTTATCGTCGAACACGGCCGCGAAGCCATTGAGTGGCTGATCGAGCAAGGCGTGCCCTTCACCCGCGACGACAGCGCCGAGCTGGGCTATCACCTGACGCGCGAAGGCGGCCATAGCCAGCGCCGCATCATTCACGCCGCTGACGCCACCGGTCATGCGGTGCAGGTGACGCTGGAGCAGCGCGTCCGCGCACACCCGAACATCACGTTGCTGGAGCATCACTGCGCCATCGACGTCATCACGACGAAAAAACTCGATCCGTCCGCCAAAGGCACTCCTCGTTGCGTCGGCGTCTATGTGCAGGACGTCAGGAAAGGCAAGGTCGTCACCATCGCCACCGACCACACCGTGCTGGCTACCGGCGGTGCGGGCAAGGTCTATCTCTATACGTCCAATCCTGATTCCGCCACCGGCGACGGTATTGCGATGGCTTCGCGCGCAGGCTGCCGCGTGGCCAACATGGAGTTCATCCAGTTCCACCCGACCTGTCTGTATCACCCGTACGCCAAGTCTTTCCTGATCAGTGAGGCCTTGCGCGGCGAAGGCGCCTTGCTGAAACTCCCCGCCGCTGCCGGTGCGGCTGCCGGGACGCGTTTCATGCCCGAGCACGATGACCGAGCCGAACTCGCACCACGCGATATCGTCGCCCGCAGCATCGACTTTGAGATGAAAAAACGCGGTCTCGATCACGTCGACCTCGACATCAGCCATCAGCCGCCGGAGTTCATCAAGGAACATTTTCCGACCATTCAGGCGCGCTGCCTGGAGTTCGGCATCGACATCACTAAACAGCCGATTCCGGTCGTGCCTGCCGCGCATTACACCTGTGGCGGTGTCGTCACCGACATGTCCGGCCGCACCGACCTTCCCGGCCTGTACGCCGTCGGCGAAACCGCTTATACCGGCTTGCACGGCGCCAACCGCCTTGCAAGCAATTCACTGCTGGAATGCCTAGTGCTGGGCCGCGCTGCCGCACAATACATTGAACAGCAGGCTGCCGCCCCCGTACTTGCCCTGCCTGTCTGGGACGAAAGCCGCGTCACCAACGCCGATGAAGAAGTCGTGATCTCGCACAACTGGGATGAGTTGCGCCGTTTCATGTGGAATTACGTCAGCATTGTGCGTACCAACAAGCGGCTCGAACGCGCGCAGCATCGTATCCGTCTGCTGCGCGAAGAAATCGACGAGTACTACGCCAACTTCCGCATCACGCGCGATCTGCTGGAACTGCGCAATCTGGTGGAGGTGGCGTCGCTCATCGTCAACAGCGCGTTGGCACGCAAGGAAAGCCGCGGCCTGCATTACAGTCTGGACTATCCCGATACACTGGCGAAAGCTTTGCCCACGGTGCTGTCACCGCAAAAATAA